In Erigeron canadensis isolate Cc75 chromosome 1, C_canadensis_v1, whole genome shotgun sequence, a single window of DNA contains:
- the LOC122611010 gene encoding protein DETOXIFICATION 16-like isoform X3: MKEEAKGTHDPFIQRQFDNEEEGGSLRAEIVVEVKKQIGLAGPLIAVTLLQYCLEVISIMFVGHLGQLPLSSASMATTFASVSGFSVLLGMGSALETLCGQAYGAKQYRMLGIQMQRGMLTLTALSIPLAFIWFYTTTIFIFFGQDQQISVGAGTYIRWMIPCLFAYALLQCLNRFLQTQNMVVPMMIISGATALFHIFLCWILVFKSGLEFKGAALANTISNWMNVVLLVIYVKFSPACKHTWTGFSKEALNDIPSFLKLAVSSAVMICLEYWSFDMVVLLSGLLPNPKLETSVLSISLNTCWMVYMISVGLGGAISTRVSNEIGAGRPKAARLAVCVVVVIAILEGLIVGSVTILVRHVWGKLYSNDEEVIRYVAKMMPLLALSDFLDGFQCVLSGAARGCGWQNVCAVINLGAYYAVGIPFALLFAFILHVGGMGLWMGIICALSIQVVALVVINLSTSWTGEAWRPINIVRTAIDIE; encoded by the exons ATGAAAGAAGAAGCAAAAGGTACTCATGATCCTTTCATTCAAAGGCAATTTGATAATGAAGAAGAAGGAGGTAGTTTAAGAGCAGAAATAGTAGTTGAAGTGAAGAAGCAGATAGGATTAGCAGGGCCATTGATAGCAGTAACATTGTTGCAGTATTGTTTAGAAGTGATATCGATCATGTTTGTCGGTCATCTTGGACAACTTCCTCTTTCTAGTGCTTCTATGGCCACTACTTTTGCTTCTGTTTCTGGTTTCAGTGTCTTG TTAGGTATGGGAAGCGCATTGGAGACGTTATGCGGACAAGCCTATGGAGCTAAACAATACCGAATGTTAGGGATACAGATGCAACGAGGAATGCTGACTCTTACGGCCCTAAGCATCCCTCTAGCATTTATTTGGTTTTATACTACcacaattttcatattttttggtCAAGATCAACAAATATCGGTTGGAGCAGGAACTTATATTCGTTGGATGATTCCATGTTTATTTGCATATGCTTTGCTACAATGTCTGAACAGATTTCTTCAAACACAAAATATGGTGGTCCCTATGATGATTATTTCTGGGGCCACAGCTTTGTTCCATATATTTCTGTGTTGGATCCTTGTCTTTAAATCGGGACTTGAATTCAAAGGGGCTGCATTGGCTAATACCATATCAAATTGGATGAATGTGGTTTTGTTGGTAATCTATGTGAAGTTCTCTCCTGCTTGTAAACATACATGGACCGGTTTTTCAAAAGAAGCCCTGAATGATATTCCTAGCTTCCTTAAACTTGCTGTATCTTCAGCAGTTATGATTTG CTTGGAGTATTGGTCATTTGATATGGTTGTTCTGTTATCTGGTCTACTCCCGAATCCAAAGTTAGAGACATCTGTGTTGTCAATAAG CCTTAACACATGTTGGATGGTCTATATGATCTCTGTGGGTCTTGGTGGGGCAATAAG TACAAGAGTTTCAAATGAAATAGGGGCTGGAAGACCGAAAGCTGCACGTTTGGCTGTTTGTGTTGTAGTGGTGATAGCAATTTTGGAGGGGCTAATAGTTGGCAGTGTCACTATTTTGGTACGCCATGTTTGGGGAAAGTTATATAGCAATGATGAAGAAGTTATCCGATATGTTGCAAAAATGATGCCATTGCTTGCATTATCAGATTTCTTAGACGGATTTCAGTGTGTTCTTTCAG GTGCAGCAAGAGGGTGTGGTTGGCAAAATGTTTGTGCAGTTATCAATCTTGGAGCTTACTATGCTGTGGGAATTCCTTTTGCATTACTCTTTGCTTTTATCCTCCATGTTGGAGGCATG GGTTTATGGATGGGAATCATATGCGCACTTTCTATACAGGTTGTGGCGCTTGTTGTGATTAATTTGTCCACTAGTTGGACCGGTGAG GCTTGGAGACCAATAAATATAGTTCGAACAGCCATAGATATCGAATGA
- the LOC122611010 gene encoding protein DETOXIFICATION 16-like isoform X2: MKEEAKGTHDPFIQRQFDNEEEGGSLRAEIVVEVKKQIGLAGPLIAVTLLQYCLEVISIMFVGHLGQLPLSSASMATTFASVSGFSVLLGMGSALETLCGQAYGAKQYRMLGIQMQRGMLTLTALSIPLAFIWFYTTTIFIFFGQDQQISVGAGTYIRWMIPCLFAYALLQCLNRFLQTQNMVVPMMIISGATALFHIFLCWILVFKSGLEFKGAALANTISNWMNVVLLVIYVKFSPACKHTWTGFSKEALNDIPSFLKLAVSSAVMICLEYWSFDMVVLLSGLLPNPKLETSVLSISLNTCWMVYMISVGLGGAISTRVSNEIGAGRPKAARLAVCVVVVIAILEGLIVGSVTILVRHVWGKLYSNDEEVIRYVAKMMPLLALSDFLDGFQCVLSGAARGCGWQNVCAVINLGAYYAVGIPFALLFAFILHVGGMGLWMGIICALSIQVVALVVINLSTSWTGLETNKYSSNSHRYRMTPRAGIF; the protein is encoded by the exons ATGAAAGAAGAAGCAAAAGGTACTCATGATCCTTTCATTCAAAGGCAATTTGATAATGAAGAAGAAGGAGGTAGTTTAAGAGCAGAAATAGTAGTTGAAGTGAAGAAGCAGATAGGATTAGCAGGGCCATTGATAGCAGTAACATTGTTGCAGTATTGTTTAGAAGTGATATCGATCATGTTTGTCGGTCATCTTGGACAACTTCCTCTTTCTAGTGCTTCTATGGCCACTACTTTTGCTTCTGTTTCTGGTTTCAGTGTCTTG TTAGGTATGGGAAGCGCATTGGAGACGTTATGCGGACAAGCCTATGGAGCTAAACAATACCGAATGTTAGGGATACAGATGCAACGAGGAATGCTGACTCTTACGGCCCTAAGCATCCCTCTAGCATTTATTTGGTTTTATACTACcacaattttcatattttttggtCAAGATCAACAAATATCGGTTGGAGCAGGAACTTATATTCGTTGGATGATTCCATGTTTATTTGCATATGCTTTGCTACAATGTCTGAACAGATTTCTTCAAACACAAAATATGGTGGTCCCTATGATGATTATTTCTGGGGCCACAGCTTTGTTCCATATATTTCTGTGTTGGATCCTTGTCTTTAAATCGGGACTTGAATTCAAAGGGGCTGCATTGGCTAATACCATATCAAATTGGATGAATGTGGTTTTGTTGGTAATCTATGTGAAGTTCTCTCCTGCTTGTAAACATACATGGACCGGTTTTTCAAAAGAAGCCCTGAATGATATTCCTAGCTTCCTTAAACTTGCTGTATCTTCAGCAGTTATGATTTG CTTGGAGTATTGGTCATTTGATATGGTTGTTCTGTTATCTGGTCTACTCCCGAATCCAAAGTTAGAGACATCTGTGTTGTCAATAAG CCTTAACACATGTTGGATGGTCTATATGATCTCTGTGGGTCTTGGTGGGGCAATAAG TACAAGAGTTTCAAATGAAATAGGGGCTGGAAGACCGAAAGCTGCACGTTTGGCTGTTTGTGTTGTAGTGGTGATAGCAATTTTGGAGGGGCTAATAGTTGGCAGTGTCACTATTTTGGTACGCCATGTTTGGGGAAAGTTATATAGCAATGATGAAGAAGTTATCCGATATGTTGCAAAAATGATGCCATTGCTTGCATTATCAGATTTCTTAGACGGATTTCAGTGTGTTCTTTCAG GTGCAGCAAGAGGGTGTGGTTGGCAAAATGTTTGTGCAGTTATCAATCTTGGAGCTTACTATGCTGTGGGAATTCCTTTTGCATTACTCTTTGCTTTTATCCTCCATGTTGGAGGCATG GGTTTATGGATGGGAATCATATGCGCACTTTCTATACAGGTTGTGGCGCTTGTTGTGATTAATTTGTCCACTAGTTGGACCG GCTTGGAGACCAATAAATATAGTTCGAACAGCCATAGATATCGAATGACGCCAAGAGCTGGCATTTTTTGA
- the LOC122611010 gene encoding protein DETOXIFICATION 16-like isoform X1 encodes MKEEAKGTHDPFIQRQFDNEEEGGSLRAEIVVEVKKQIGLAGPLIAVTLLQYCLEVISIMFVGHLGQLPLSSASMATTFASVSGFSVLLGMGSALETLCGQAYGAKQYRMLGIQMQRGMLTLTALSIPLAFIWFYTTTIFIFFGQDQQISVGAGTYIRWMIPCLFAYALLQCLNRFLQTQNMVVPMMIISGATALFHIFLCWILVFKSGLEFKGAALANTISNWMNVVLLVIYVKFSPACKHTWTGFSKEALNDIPSFLKLAVSSAVMICLEYWSFDMVVLLSGLLPNPKLETSVLSISLNTCWMVYMISVGLGGAISTRVSNEIGAGRPKAARLAVCVVVVIAILEGLIVGSVTILVRHVWGKLYSNDEEVIRYVAKMMPLLALSDFLDGFQCVLSGADDQISLGSEFSCQLIFKYSMGYPFFFLSKNRCSKRVWLAKCLCSYQSWSLLCCGNSFCITLCFYPPCWRHGFMDGNHMRTFYTGCGACCD; translated from the exons ATGAAAGAAGAAGCAAAAGGTACTCATGATCCTTTCATTCAAAGGCAATTTGATAATGAAGAAGAAGGAGGTAGTTTAAGAGCAGAAATAGTAGTTGAAGTGAAGAAGCAGATAGGATTAGCAGGGCCATTGATAGCAGTAACATTGTTGCAGTATTGTTTAGAAGTGATATCGATCATGTTTGTCGGTCATCTTGGACAACTTCCTCTTTCTAGTGCTTCTATGGCCACTACTTTTGCTTCTGTTTCTGGTTTCAGTGTCTTG TTAGGTATGGGAAGCGCATTGGAGACGTTATGCGGACAAGCCTATGGAGCTAAACAATACCGAATGTTAGGGATACAGATGCAACGAGGAATGCTGACTCTTACGGCCCTAAGCATCCCTCTAGCATTTATTTGGTTTTATACTACcacaattttcatattttttggtCAAGATCAACAAATATCGGTTGGAGCAGGAACTTATATTCGTTGGATGATTCCATGTTTATTTGCATATGCTTTGCTACAATGTCTGAACAGATTTCTTCAAACACAAAATATGGTGGTCCCTATGATGATTATTTCTGGGGCCACAGCTTTGTTCCATATATTTCTGTGTTGGATCCTTGTCTTTAAATCGGGACTTGAATTCAAAGGGGCTGCATTGGCTAATACCATATCAAATTGGATGAATGTGGTTTTGTTGGTAATCTATGTGAAGTTCTCTCCTGCTTGTAAACATACATGGACCGGTTTTTCAAAAGAAGCCCTGAATGATATTCCTAGCTTCCTTAAACTTGCTGTATCTTCAGCAGTTATGATTTG CTTGGAGTATTGGTCATTTGATATGGTTGTTCTGTTATCTGGTCTACTCCCGAATCCAAAGTTAGAGACATCTGTGTTGTCAATAAG CCTTAACACATGTTGGATGGTCTATATGATCTCTGTGGGTCTTGGTGGGGCAATAAG TACAAGAGTTTCAAATGAAATAGGGGCTGGAAGACCGAAAGCTGCACGTTTGGCTGTTTGTGTTGTAGTGGTGATAGCAATTTTGGAGGGGCTAATAGTTGGCAGTGTCACTATTTTGGTACGCCATGTTTGGGGAAAGTTATATAGCAATGATGAAGAAGTTATCCGATATGTTGCAAAAATGATGCCATTGCTTGCATTATCAGATTTCTTAGACGGATTTCAGTGTGTTCTTTCAGGTGCTGATGACCAAATCTCTTTAGGTTCTGAATTTTCTTGTCAActtatttttaagtattctatgggatatccttttttttttctttcaaaaaatagGTGCAGCAAGAGGGTGTGGTTGGCAAAATGTTTGTGCAGTTATCAATCTTGGAGCTTACTATGCTGTGGGAATTCCTTTTGCATTACTCTTTGCTTTTATCCTCCATGTTGGAGGCATG GGTTTATGGATGGGAATCATATGCGCACTTTCTATACAGGTTGTGGCGCTTGTTGTGATTAA
- the LOC122611010 gene encoding protein DETOXIFICATION 16-like isoform X4: MGSALETLCGQAYGAKQYRMLGIQMQRGMLTLTALSIPLAFIWFYTTTIFIFFGQDQQISVGAGTYIRWMIPCLFAYALLQCLNRFLQTQNMVVPMMIISGATALFHIFLCWILVFKSGLEFKGAALANTISNWMNVVLLVIYVKFSPACKHTWTGFSKEALNDIPSFLKLAVSSAVMICLEYWSFDMVVLLSGLLPNPKLETSVLSISLNTCWMVYMISVGLGGAISTRVSNEIGAGRPKAARLAVCVVVVIAILEGLIVGSVTILVRHVWGKLYSNDEEVIRYVAKMMPLLALSDFLDGFQCVLSGADDQISLGSEFSCQLIFKYSMGYPFFFLSKNRCSKRVWLAKCLCSYQSWSLLCCGNSFCITLCFYPPCWRHGFMDGNHMRTFYTGCGACCD, translated from the exons ATGGGAAGCGCATTGGAGACGTTATGCGGACAAGCCTATGGAGCTAAACAATACCGAATGTTAGGGATACAGATGCAACGAGGAATGCTGACTCTTACGGCCCTAAGCATCCCTCTAGCATTTATTTGGTTTTATACTACcacaattttcatattttttggtCAAGATCAACAAATATCGGTTGGAGCAGGAACTTATATTCGTTGGATGATTCCATGTTTATTTGCATATGCTTTGCTACAATGTCTGAACAGATTTCTTCAAACACAAAATATGGTGGTCCCTATGATGATTATTTCTGGGGCCACAGCTTTGTTCCATATATTTCTGTGTTGGATCCTTGTCTTTAAATCGGGACTTGAATTCAAAGGGGCTGCATTGGCTAATACCATATCAAATTGGATGAATGTGGTTTTGTTGGTAATCTATGTGAAGTTCTCTCCTGCTTGTAAACATACATGGACCGGTTTTTCAAAAGAAGCCCTGAATGATATTCCTAGCTTCCTTAAACTTGCTGTATCTTCAGCAGTTATGATTTG CTTGGAGTATTGGTCATTTGATATGGTTGTTCTGTTATCTGGTCTACTCCCGAATCCAAAGTTAGAGACATCTGTGTTGTCAATAAG CCTTAACACATGTTGGATGGTCTATATGATCTCTGTGGGTCTTGGTGGGGCAATAAG TACAAGAGTTTCAAATGAAATAGGGGCTGGAAGACCGAAAGCTGCACGTTTGGCTGTTTGTGTTGTAGTGGTGATAGCAATTTTGGAGGGGCTAATAGTTGGCAGTGTCACTATTTTGGTACGCCATGTTTGGGGAAAGTTATATAGCAATGATGAAGAAGTTATCCGATATGTTGCAAAAATGATGCCATTGCTTGCATTATCAGATTTCTTAGACGGATTTCAGTGTGTTCTTTCAGGTGCTGATGACCAAATCTCTTTAGGTTCTGAATTTTCTTGTCAActtatttttaagtattctatgggatatccttttttttttctttcaaaaaatagGTGCAGCAAGAGGGTGTGGTTGGCAAAATGTTTGTGCAGTTATCAATCTTGGAGCTTACTATGCTGTGGGAATTCCTTTTGCATTACTCTTTGCTTTTATCCTCCATGTTGGAGGCATG GGTTTATGGATGGGAATCATATGCGCACTTTCTATACAGGTTGTGGCGCTTGTTGTGATTAA
- the LOC122611042 gene encoding protein DETOXIFICATION 12-like, giving the protein METSRDAMEEGLILVVKDNDDEKRLITWGVLLEEMKKLGYIAGPMVAVTLSQYLLQIISVMMVGHLGELALSSTSLATSLSIVTGFSLISGMSSALETLCGQAYGAQQYKKVGTQTYTAIFCLLIVCIPIAVLWRYTGALLILVGQSRSISHEAGKCITCLIPALFSYAILQPLDRYFQMQSLILPMLASSMVALCIHIPLCWVLVYKTGLGIIGGAISIGISMWLNIIILLSYMMYSPSCAKTRSPLSLEVFHGMKQFFRYAVPSAVMTCLEWWSYEILILLSGLLPNPELEISALCVCINSIDTLFTIPYGFGAGVSTRVSNELGAGNPHGARVAVYAVMLLTLIETAIVSSTVFANRHIFGYIFTNDKEVVDYVAKIAPFLCLHIVMDSLQGALSGVARGVGWQDLGAYANLAAFYLVGVPVAALLGFWTSLRGEGFWIGILAGVTIQFILLSLVTTFTDYEKQATKARERLNEEE; this is encoded by the exons atggaAACGTCAAGAGACGCTATGGAAGAAGGATTAATACTGGTTGTTaaagataatgatgatgagaaGAGATTAATAACATGGGGTGTGTTGTTGGAAGAGATGAAGAAACTAGGATACATAGCAGGGCCGATGGTGGCAGTGACACTTTCGCAGTACTTGTTGCAAATTATATCTGTGATGATGGTTGGTCATCTCGGCGAACTTGCTCTATCCAGCACCTCGCTTGCCACATCTCTCTCTATCGTTACTGGCTTCAGCCTAATC TCAGGGATGTCTAGTGCACTAGAAACTTTATGTGGACAAGCTTATGGAGCTCAACAATACAAAAAAGTTGGAACTCAAACTTACACTGCCATCTTCTGTCTGTTAATTGTTTGCATTCCTATTGCTGTTCTTTGGAGATATACCGGAGCACTACTGATTCTTGTTGGTCAAAGTCGTTCAATTTCTCATGAAGCCGGAAAATGTATCACTTGCCTTATTCCTGCACTCTTTAGTTATGCAATTCTTCAACCACTTGATAGATATTTCCAAATGCAAAGCTTGATATTGCCGATGCTTGCTAGCTCAATGGTTGCATTATGCATACACATTCCTCTTTGTTGGGTACTTGTGTATAAAACCGGATTGGGGATTATTGGTGGAGCAATATCTATCGGGATTTCTATGTGGTTAAATATTATCATCCTCTTATCTTACATGATGTACTCTCCCTCTTGTGCGAAAACACGTTCACCACTCTCACTTGAAGTGTTTCATGGGATGAAACAATTCTTTAGATATGCTGTTCCGTCCGCAGTTATGACCTG CCTTGAATGGTGGTCTTACGAAATTCTCATATTGCTTTCTGGGCTGTTACCAAATCCGGAGCTTGAAATTTCAGCTCTTTGTGTGTG CATCAATTCTATTGATACACTCTTTACTATACCATATGGATTTGGTGCGGGCGTTAG CACAAGAGTCTCGAATGAACTAGGAGCAGGGAATCCACATGGTGCTCGTGTGGCTGTTTATGCAGTCATGCTCCTTACACTTATTGAGACAGCTATAGTCAGCTCAACTGTTTTTGCCAATAGGCATATATTTGGATACATTTTTACAAATGATAAGGAAGTCGTTGATTATGTCGCAAAAATTGCCCCTTTTCTCTGTTTACACATTGTAATGGATAGTCTACAAGGAGCCCTTTCAG GTGTTGCAAGGGGTGTGGGATGGCAAGATCTAGGAGCATACGCGAATCTTGCTGCATTCTATCTTGTTGGAGTCCCGGTAGCTGCGTTATTAGGCTTCTGGACCTCGCTAAGAGGAGAAGGCTTCTGGATTGGAATATTAGCTGGTGTCACCATACAATTTATTCTACTTTCACTAGTAACAACTTTTACAGATTATGAAAAACAG GCAACAAAGGCGAGGGAGAGATTAAACGAGGAAGAATAA